The Candidatus Deferrimicrobium sp. nucleotide sequence CCTCGTTCAGCTCGATCACGTCCATCCGGGACAGGTCGAGGCCCGCGAGGGCCAGCACCTTCCTGGTCGCGGGGATCGGACCGATCCCCATCACCCGCGGGGCGACCCCGGCGACCGCCATCGCGACGATGCGCGCCCGCGGGGTCAGACCGTTCCGTTTCGCCGACTCCCCGGAAGCGACCAGGAGCGCGCAGGCGCCGTCGTTCACCCCCGATGCGTTCCCGGCGGTCACCGTCCCGTCGGGCCGCACGATCGGCTTCAGGCGTGCGAGACCCTCCAGCGTGGTGTCCGGTCGCGGATGCTCGTCGGCCTCGACCACGACGTCCTCCCCCTTTTTCTTCGGGAGAACGACCGGGACGATCTCCTCCCGGAACAGCCCGCTCGCGGCGGCCGCGGCGGTCTTCTGCTGGCTTCGAAGGGCGAACAGGTCCTGGTCCTCCCGGGAGATCCGGAACTGGTCCGCCACGTTCTCCGCCGTCGACGCCATCGACTCGACCCCGTACCTCTCCTTCATCCTGCGGTTCACGAAGCGCCACCCGATCGTGCTGTCGTGCATCTCGACTCCCCGGTCGAACGGGGCGGCCCCCTTGCTCATCACGTAAGGGGCGCGGGACATGCTCTCGACCCCCCCCGCGACGATCAACTCCGCCTCCCCCACCTTGATCGCGCGGGCGGCGTTCCCGACCGCGTCCATCCCGGAGCCGCACAGGCGGTTGACCGTCACCCCCGATACCTCCGGAGGGAAACCGGCAAGGAGCCCCGCCATCCGCGCCACGTTCCGGTTGTCCTCTCCCGCCTGGTTCGTGCACCCGTACATCACGTCGTTCACCCCTCCCCAATCGACGGAGGGATTCCGCTTCATGAGCTCGACGATAGGCGTCGCGGCGAGATCGTCGGTCCGGACCGCCGACAGGCAGCCGGCGTACCTCCCGATCGGGGTGCGAACCGCGTCACAGATATAGGCTTCCGGCATTTGCGTCCTCCCGTGGATCGATCGTTTCCCGCCGATACCGTCTCCGGGGGATCCGTTTATCGGAGCTTCCTCTTCTCCTCTTCGCGGATCTCCCTGCGCAGCAGCTTCCCGACCTTCGATTTCGGGAGCATGTCCCTGAACTCGATATATCTCGGGACCTTGTACGACACCAGCCTCTCCCTGCACCACCGGAGGAGGTCGGCGCTGTCGACGCCCCTCGCGTCCTGTTTCAGCACGACGATCGCCTTCAACCTCTCGCCGGTGGCTTCATCGGGCACCCCGATGACGCAGGCTCCAACGACCGCGCTATGATCCTGAAGTACCGCCTCGACCTCGGAGGCGGAGATGCGGTACCCCTTGTACTTGATGATATCGCCGGAGCGCTCGACGAACTCGAGTTCCCCTTCGTCGTCGAATCG carries:
- the pcaF gene encoding 3-oxoadipyl-CoA thiolase yields the protein MPEAYICDAVRTPIGRYAGCLSAVRTDDLAATPIVELMKRNPSVDWGGVNDVMYGCTNQAGEDNRNVARMAGLLAGFPPEVSGVTVNRLCGSGMDAVGNAARAIKVGEAELIVAGGVESMSRAPYVMSKGAAPFDRGVEMHDSTIGWRFVNRRMKERYGVESMASTAENVADQFRISREDQDLFALRSQQKTAAAAASGLFREEIVPVVLPKKKGEDVVVEADEHPRPDTTLEGLARLKPIVRPDGTVTAGNASGVNDGACALLVASGESAKRNGLTPRARIVAMAVAGVAPRVMGIGPIPATRKVLALAGLDLSRMDVIELNEAFSAQSLAVLRELGLPDDAPHVNPNGGAIALGHPLGMSGARLVTTATYQLLRTKGHYALCTMCIGVGQGIAMVLERV